The following proteins are co-located in the Mycolicibacterium goodii genome:
- the lipA gene encoding lipoyl synthase has protein sequence MTVVPEGRKLLRLEVRNAQTPIERKPPWIKTRAKMGPEYTELKGLVRREGLHTVCEEAGCPNIFECWEDREATFLIGGEQCTRRCDFCQIDTGKPAELDRDEPRRVAESVQAMGLRYSTVTGVARDDLPDGGAWLYAETVRYIKRLNPNTGVELLIPDFNGNAEQLEEVFESRPEVLAHNVETVPRIFKRIRPAFRYERSLAVITAARNFGLVTKSNLILGMGETIDEVRTALRDLHEAGCDIVTITQYLRPSPRHHPVERWVHPDEFVELSTYAEGLGFAGVLAGPLVRSSYRAGKLYAQAARVRFADQPPVS, from the coding sequence GTGACTGTCGTGCCAGAGGGACGCAAGCTGCTCCGCCTGGAGGTCCGCAACGCGCAGACCCCCATCGAGCGCAAGCCGCCGTGGATCAAGACCCGCGCCAAGATGGGGCCGGAGTACACCGAACTCAAGGGCCTGGTGCGGCGCGAGGGTCTGCACACGGTGTGTGAAGAGGCCGGGTGCCCCAACATCTTCGAATGCTGGGAGGACCGCGAGGCCACGTTCCTCATCGGCGGCGAACAGTGCACCCGCCGGTGCGACTTCTGCCAGATCGACACCGGCAAACCCGCCGAGCTGGACCGCGACGAGCCGCGCCGGGTCGCCGAGAGCGTGCAGGCCATGGGTCTGCGGTATTCGACGGTCACCGGAGTGGCCCGCGACGATCTGCCCGACGGCGGGGCCTGGCTGTACGCCGAGACCGTGCGCTACATCAAGCGGCTCAACCCCAACACCGGCGTCGAGCTGCTCATCCCCGACTTCAACGGCAACGCCGAGCAGCTCGAGGAAGTGTTCGAGTCGCGACCGGAAGTGTTGGCGCACAACGTCGAAACCGTGCCCCGCATCTTCAAACGGATCCGCCCGGCGTTCCGCTACGAGCGCAGCCTCGCGGTGATCACCGCGGCCCGCAACTTCGGCCTGGTCACCAAGTCGAACCTGATCCTGGGTATGGGCGAGACCATCGACGAGGTGCGCACCGCGCTGCGCGACCTGCACGAGGCCGGTTGCGACATCGTCACGATCACGCAGTACCTGCGTCCCTCACCGCGCCACCACCCTGTGGAGCGGTGGGTGCACCCCGACGAATTCGTCGAGCTGTCGACCTATGCCGAGGGCCTCGGATTTGCCGGGGTGTTGGCCGGTCCCCTGGTGCGGTCGTCCTATCGCGCGGGCAAGCTCTACGCACAGGCCGCGCGGGTGCGTTTCGCAGATCAGCCCCCCGTATCCTGA
- the lipB gene encoding lipoyl(octanoyl) transferase LipB, with protein sequence MTSIRSASTPVEVRRLGPLDYPSAWQLQRETADARVAGGPDTLLLLEHPPVYTAGKRTEPHERPVDGTPVIDTDRGGKITWHGPGQLVGYPIIGLTEPLDVVNYVRRLEESLIAVCAGLGLHTERVEGRSGVWVPGDGVRPARKIGAIGIRVSRATTLHGFALNCDCDLSAYSSIIPCGITDAGVTSLTAELGRRVTVDEVTDRVAAAVCDALDGRLPVGHHDALNVG encoded by the coding sequence GTGACATCGATCCGCTCGGCGAGCACACCGGTCGAGGTGCGCCGCCTCGGCCCGCTCGACTATCCCTCCGCGTGGCAACTGCAACGTGAGACCGCCGACGCCAGGGTGGCCGGCGGCCCCGACACCCTGCTGCTGTTGGAGCATCCGCCGGTCTACACCGCCGGCAAACGCACCGAACCCCATGAGCGTCCGGTCGACGGGACGCCCGTCATCGACACCGACCGGGGCGGCAAGATCACCTGGCACGGTCCGGGGCAGCTGGTCGGTTATCCCATCATCGGGCTCACCGAACCGTTGGATGTCGTCAACTATGTTCGGCGCCTTGAGGAATCGCTCATCGCGGTGTGCGCCGGGCTCGGCCTGCACACCGAGCGGGTGGAGGGACGGTCCGGCGTCTGGGTGCCCGGTGACGGTGTGCGCCCCGCCCGCAAGATCGGCGCAATCGGTATCCGGGTGTCCCGCGCGACCACGCTGCACGGGTTCGCGCTCAACTGCGACTGCGACCTGTCGGCGTACTCCTCGATCATCCCGTGCGGCATCACCGACGCCGGGGTGACGTCACTGACCGCCGAACTCGGCCGCCGCGTCACCGTCGACGAGGTCACCGACCGGGTCGCCGCCGCGGTGTGCGATGCGCTCGACGGCCGTCTGCCGGTCGGTCATCACGACGCCCTGAACGTAGGATGA
- a CDS encoding TIGR01777 family oxidoreductase — MADAVIAIAGSSGLIGSALTSSLRADGHRVLRLVRRAPSNPDEVFWNPDTGEFDATTLQGVDVVVNLCGVNVGDKRWSGAFKQSLRDSRIGPTEVLSGAVVDAGVPVLINASAVGFYGDTRDRITDESAPAGQGFLARLCQDWEAATAQAVAAGTRVVRLRTGLVLARSGGVMGRLKPLFSFGLGARLGNGRQYMPWISLEDHIRAVLFTMRNDDMSGPVNVTGPAPVTNAEFTAVLGRTLGRPTPLFVPAVALRTLLGEFADEGLLAGQRAIPAALEGAGFEFHHKTVREALAHITAPSAT; from the coding sequence GTGGCCGACGCCGTCATCGCGATCGCGGGGTCCTCAGGTCTGATCGGTTCGGCGCTGACGTCGTCGCTTCGCGCCGACGGCCACCGCGTGCTGCGTCTGGTGCGCCGGGCTCCGTCGAACCCCGACGAGGTGTTCTGGAACCCCGACACGGGTGAGTTCGACGCGACCACGCTGCAGGGCGTCGACGTCGTGGTGAACCTGTGCGGGGTGAACGTGGGCGACAAACGCTGGTCGGGTGCGTTCAAGCAGAGCCTGCGGGACAGCCGCATCGGGCCGACCGAGGTGCTCTCGGGCGCCGTCGTCGACGCCGGTGTGCCGGTGCTGATCAACGCGAGCGCCGTGGGGTTCTACGGCGACACGCGTGACCGGATCACCGACGAATCGGCCCCGGCGGGCCAGGGGTTCCTCGCGCGGCTGTGCCAGGACTGGGAGGCGGCCACCGCGCAGGCCGTGGCCGCGGGCACCCGGGTGGTGCGGCTGCGCACCGGGCTGGTGCTGGCCCGTTCGGGCGGAGTGATGGGCAGGCTCAAGCCGCTGTTCTCGTTCGGGCTGGGGGCGCGGCTGGGCAACGGCCGCCAGTACATGCCGTGGATCAGCCTGGAGGACCACATCCGGGCCGTCCTGTTCACCATGCGCAACGACGACATGTCCGGACCGGTGAACGTGACCGGGCCCGCCCCGGTGACCAACGCCGAGTTCACCGCGGTGCTCGGCCGCACACTGGGCCGCCCGACTCCGTTGTTCGTGCCCGCGGTGGCGCTGCGCACGCTGCTGGGCGAGTTCGCCGACGAGGGCCTGCTCGCCGGGCAGCGGGCCATCCCCGCCGCGCTTGAGGGCGCCGGGTTCGAGTTCCACCACAAGACCGTGCGCGAGGCCCTGGCCCATATCACCGCGCCGAGCGCCACATGA
- the sucB gene encoding 2-oxoglutarate dehydrogenase, E2 component, dihydrolipoamide succinyltransferase, whose amino-acid sequence MAISVQMPALGESVTEGTVTRWLKQEGDTVELDEPLLEVSTDKVDTEIPSPAAGVLTKIVAQEDDTVEIGGELAVIGEAGEAPAGDSTPEPEPEPEPEPEPAQTQPTAAASESVESAPAPPSAPSQGGGSATPILMPELGESVTEGTVTRWLKSVGDTVEVDEPIVEVSTDKVDTEIPSPVAGTLLSITAQEDDTVEVGGELAKIGDAGAAPAPEPTPEPKPEPKPEPKPEPKAEPKPEPKPEPKPEPKAEPAPAAAGDGAPYVTPLVRKLAAENGIDLATVKGTGVGGRIRKQDVLAAAEKAKEAKQAPAAAPAAQTAPAAAAAPTPAAPALAHLRGTTQKANRIRQITAKKTRESLQATAQLTQTHEVDMTKIVALRARAKAEFAEREGVNLTYLPFIARAVIDALKIHPNINASYNEDTKEITYYDAEHLGFAVDTDQGLLSPVIHNAGDLSLGGLARAIADIAARARSGNLKPDELAGGTFTITNIGSQGALFDTPILVPPQAAMLGTGAIVKRPRVISDQYGNESIGVRSVCYLPLTYDHRLIDGADAGRFLTTIKRRLEEGAFEADLGL is encoded by the coding sequence ATGGCCATCTCCGTCCAGATGCCCGCACTAGGTGAGAGTGTCACTGAGGGGACGGTGACTCGCTGGCTCAAGCAGGAGGGCGACACCGTCGAACTCGATGAGCCACTGCTGGAGGTGTCCACCGACAAGGTCGACACCGAGATCCCCTCACCGGCCGCAGGCGTGCTGACAAAGATCGTCGCGCAGGAAGACGACACGGTGGAGATCGGCGGCGAACTCGCGGTGATCGGCGAGGCAGGCGAGGCGCCTGCAGGCGACTCCACCCCCGAACCGGAACCCGAGCCCGAGCCGGAACCCGAGCCCGCGCAGACCCAGCCGACCGCGGCCGCGTCGGAGTCCGTCGAGTCCGCACCGGCGCCGCCGTCCGCGCCGTCGCAGGGCGGCGGTTCGGCCACCCCGATCCTGATGCCCGAGTTGGGCGAGTCGGTCACGGAGGGCACCGTGACCCGCTGGCTGAAGAGCGTCGGCGACACGGTCGAAGTCGACGAGCCGATCGTCGAGGTGTCCACCGACAAGGTCGACACCGAGATCCCGTCCCCGGTGGCAGGCACGCTGCTGTCGATCACCGCACAGGAGGACGACACCGTCGAGGTCGGCGGTGAACTGGCCAAGATCGGCGATGCGGGTGCCGCCCCGGCGCCAGAACCGACCCCCGAGCCCAAGCCCGAACCGAAACCGGAGCCCAAGCCGGAACCCAAGGCCGAGCCCAAGCCCGAACCGAAGCCGGAACCCAAACCCGAGCCGAAGGCCGAGCCTGCGCCCGCGGCGGCAGGCGACGGCGCGCCGTACGTGACGCCACTGGTGCGAAAGTTGGCCGCGGAGAACGGGATCGACCTCGCCACGGTCAAGGGCACCGGTGTCGGTGGCCGCATCCGCAAGCAGGACGTGCTGGCGGCGGCCGAGAAAGCCAAGGAAGCCAAGCAGGCCCCGGCAGCGGCACCGGCCGCGCAGACCGCTCCCGCGGCGGCCGCGGCGCCCACCCCTGCCGCCCCCGCGCTGGCCCACCTGCGCGGCACCACGCAGAAGGCCAACCGGATCCGGCAGATCACCGCGAAGAAGACGCGGGAATCGCTGCAGGCCACCGCGCAGCTGACGCAGACCCACGAGGTCGACATGACCAAGATCGTGGCGCTGCGGGCCCGCGCGAAGGCCGAGTTCGCCGAGCGTGAAGGCGTCAACCTCACCTATTTGCCGTTCATCGCCAGGGCCGTGATCGATGCGCTGAAGATCCACCCGAACATCAACGCCAGCTACAACGAGGACACCAAGGAGATCACCTACTACGACGCCGAGCACCTCGGCTTCGCGGTGGACACCGACCAGGGTCTGCTGTCGCCGGTGATCCACAACGCCGGTGACCTGTCGCTGGGCGGCCTGGCGCGCGCGATCGCCGACATCGCCGCGCGGGCCCGGTCGGGCAACCTCAAGCCCGACGAGTTGGCCGGTGGCACCTTCACCATCACCAACATCGGCAGCCAGGGCGCGCTGTTCGACACGCCGATCCTGGTGCCGCCGCAGGCGGCGATGCTGGGCACGGGCGCCATCGTCAAGCGGCCGCGGGTGATCTCCGACCAGTACGGCAACGAGTCGATCGGTGTGCGTTCGGTGTGCTACCTGCCGCTGACCTACGACCACAGGCTGATCGACGGCGCCGACGCCGGACGGTTCCTGACGACGATCAAGCGCAGGCTCGAGGAGGGCGCGTTCGAGGCCGACCTGGGTCTGTGA